The Pan paniscus chromosome 1, NHGRI_mPanPan1-v2.0_pri, whole genome shotgun sequence genome has a segment encoding these proteins:
- the ZNF644 gene encoding zinc finger protein 644 isoform X2 — protein sequence MDDLKINTDITGAKEELLDDNNFISDKESGVHKPKDCQTSFQKNNTLTLPEELSKDKSENALSGGQSSLFIHAGAPTVSSENFILPKGAAVNGPVSHSSLTKTSNMNKGSVSLTTGQPVDQPTTESCSTLKVAADLQLSTPQKASQHQVLFLLSDVAHAKNPTHSNKKLPTSASVGCDIQNSVGSNIKSDGTLINQVEVGEDGEDLLVKDDCVNTVTGISSGTDGFRSENDTNWDPQKEFIQFLMTNEETVDKAPPHSKIGLEKKRKRKMDVSKITRYTEDCFSDSNCVPNKSKMQEVDFLEQNEELQAVDSQKYALSKVKPESTDEDLESVDAFQHLIYNPDKCGEESSPVHTSTFLSNTLKKKCEESDSESPATFSTEEPSFYPCTKCNVNFREKKHLHRHMMYHLDGNSHFRHLNVPRPYACRECGRTFRDRNSLLKHMIIHQERRQKLMEEIRELKELQDEGRSARLQCPQCVFGTNCPKTFVQHAKTHEKDKRYYCCEECNFMAVTENELECHRGIAHGAVVKCPMVTSDIAQRKTQKKTFMKDSVVGSSKKSATYICKMCPFTTSAKSVLKKHTEYLHSSSCVDSFGSPLGLDKRKNDILEEPVDSDSTKPLTKQQSTTFPKNSALKQDVKRTFGSTSQSSSFSKIHKRPHRIQKARKSIAQSGVNMCNQNSSPHKNVTIKSSVDQKPKYFHQAAKEKSNAKANSHYLYRHKYENYRMIKKSGESYPVHFKKEEASSLNSLHLFSSSSNSHNNFISDPHKPDTKRPESFKDHRRVAVKRVVKESKKESSVGGEDLDSYPDFLHKMTVVVLQKLNSAEKKDSYETEDESSWDNVELGDYTTQAIEDETYSDINQEHVNLFPLFKSKVEGQEPGENATLSYDQNDGFYFEYYEDAGSNNFLHEIHDPQHLETADASLSKHSSVFHWTDLSLEKKSCPYCPATFETGVGLSNHVRGHLHRAGLSYEARHVVSPEQIATSDKMQHFKRTGTGTPVKRVRKAIEKSETTSEHTCQLCGGWFDTKIGLSNHVRGHLKRLGKTKWDAHKSPICVLNEMMQNEEKYEKILKALNSRRIIPRPFVAQKLASSDDFISQNVIPLEAYRNGLKTEALSVSASEEEGLNFLNEYDETKPELPSGKKNQSLTLIELLKNKRMGEERNSAISPQKIHNQTARKRFVQKCVLPLNEDSPLMYQPQKMDLTMHSGMPVKLRTCVHCNTTFTSAVSLSNHLRAYARKKSAGLLTGTALDCKQKKSRSRSGSKKKMLTLPHGADEVYILRCRFCGLVFRGPLSVQEDWIKHLQRHIVNANLPRTGAGMVEVTSLLKKPASITETSFSLLMAEAAS from the exons ATGGATGATTTGAAGATAAACACCGATATTACTGGTGCTAAAGAAGAACTCCTAGATGACAACAATTTTATCTCAGACAAAGAGAGCGGAGTTCATAAGCCAAAAGATTGTCAAAcatcatttcagaaaaataatacattgaCTCTGCCTGAAGAACTGTCAAAGGACAAATCTGAAAACGCCTTAAGTGGAGGCCAGTCTAGTCTATTTATACATGCTGGTGCTCCTACTGTTTCTAGTGAAAACTTTATCTTGCCTAAAGGAGCTGCTGTTAATGGACCAGTTTCACACTCCTCCTTAACTAAGACTTCCAATATGAATAAAGGCAGTGTTTCATTAACCACTGGACAGCCTGTGGATCAGCCAACAACAGAATCTTGTTCAACTTTGAAGGTAGCAGCTGATCTTCAGCTGTCTACACCACAGAAAGCAAGTCAACaccaagttttatttttgttatcagATGTAGCACATGCTAAGAATCCCACCCATTCCAATAAAAAACTACCTACCTCTGCTTCAGTTGGTTGTGACATTCAGAATTCAGTAGGGAGTAATATAAAGTCAGATGGCACTTTAATAAATCAAGTAGAGGTGGGTGAGGATGGTGAAGATTTATTGGTGAAAGATGATTGTGTCAATACAGTAACGGGAATTTCCTCAGGTACAGATGGATTTAGGTCAGAAAATGATACAAACTGGGATCCCCAAAAAGAGTTCATTCAATTTCTTATGACTAATGAGGAAACAGTAGATAAAGCTCCACCTCATTCTAAAATaggtctagaaaaaaaaagaaagcgaaAAATGGATGTAAGCAAGATAACTCGTTATACCGAGGATTGCTTTAGTGATTCTAATTGTGTACCCAATAAATCAAAAATGCAAGAAGTAGACTTTCTAGAACAAAATGAAGAGCTACAAGCAGTAGACTCACAGAAATATGCATTATCAAAAGTGAAGCCTGAATCAACTGATGAAGACTTAGAATCTGTGGATGCCTTCCAACATCTAATTTATAACCCAGATAAGTGTGGAGAAGAGAGTTCACCTGTTCATACTAGCACTTTTCTTTCAAAtaccttaaaaaagaaatgtgaagagAGTGATTCTGAGTCACCTGCTACTTTCAGTACCGAAGAGCCATCATTCTACCCCTGTACAAAGTGCAATGTGAATTTTAGGGAGAAGAAGCACCTCCACAGGCATATGATGTATCATTTAGATGGGAATAGTCACTTTCGCCATCTTAATGTCCCAAGGCCATATGCTTGTAGAGAATGTGGACGGACATTTCGAGATCGCAATTCACTTCTAAAACATATGATTATTCACCAGGAGAGAAGACAGAAGTTGATGGAGGAAATTCGTGAATTGAAAGAACTTCAGGATGAAGGAAGAAGTGCACGATTACAGTGTCCTCAGTGTGTGTTTGGTACCAATTGCCCTAAAACATTTGTGCAACATGCTAAAACCCATGAAAAAGATAAAAGGTACTACTGCTGTGAAGAGTGTAACTTCATGGCAGTGACAGAAAATGAATTGGAATGCCATCGAGGCATTGCACATGGGGCAGTGGTAAAATGCCCTATGGTCACTTCTGATATTGCccagagaaaaacacaaaaaaagacttTCATGAAAGACTCTGTAGTAGGATCATCCAAAAAATCAGCTACCTACATATGTAAGATGTGTCCTTTTACTACTTCAGccaaaagtgttttaaaaaagcACACGGAGTACTTGCATTCATCATCATGTGTTGATTCATTTGGTAGTCCTCTTGgacttgataaaagaaaaaatgacatcCTTGAAGAACCTGTAGATAGTGATAGCACTAAACCATTAACTAAACAACAGTCAACCACGTTTCCAAAGAACTCTGCTTTAAAACAAGATGTGAAGCGAACATTTGGATCAACCTCACAATCAAGTAGTTTTTCAAAAATTCATAAGCGGCCACACAGAATACAGAAAGCTCGGAAAAGCATTGCCCAATCAGGTGTAAACATGTGCAATCAAAACAGCTCTCCTCATAAGAATGTTACAATTAAAAGCAGCGTTGACCAAAAACCTAAGTATTTCCAtcaagcagcaaaagaaaagtctAATGCCAAGGCAAATAGCCACTATTTGTATAGACACAAATATGAAAACTATAGGATGATCAAAAAATCAGGTGAATCATATCCTGTgcatttcaaaaaagaagaagctaGTTCATTAAATTCTTTACACCTGTTTTCATCATCAagtaattctcacaacaattttATTTCAGACCCTCATAAGCCTGACACCAAAAGGCCTGAAAGCTTCAAAGATCACAGACGTGTAGCTGTAAAGAGAGTAGTTAAGGAATCTAAGAAGGAAAGTTCTGTGGGAGGGGAAGACTTGGATAGCTATCCGGATTTTTTGCATAAAATGACTGTTGTCGTTTTGCAAAAACTTAATTCTGCTGAAAAGAAAGATAGTTATGAAACAGAAGATGAAAGTTCCTGGGATAATGTTGAGTTAGGAGACTACACTACACAGGCCATAGAAGATGAAACCTATAGTGATATTAATCAAGAGCATGTAAATTTATTCCCTTTATTTAAGAGCAAAGTGGAAGGTCAGGAGCCTGGAGAAAATGCTACTCTTAGTTATGACCAAAACGATGGCTTTTATTTTGAATACTATGAAGATGCTGGAAGTAACAACTTTTTGCATGAGATACATGATCCTCAGCATTTAGAAACTGCAGACGCTTCATTGTCAAAGCATAGTTCTGTTTTTCATTGGACTGATTTGTCTCTTGAGAAGAAATCGTGTCCTTATTGCCCAGCAACATTTGAAACAGGTGTTGGGTTATCAAATCATGTCCGGGGGCATCTTCACAGAGCAGGATTAAGCTATGAAGCCCGTCATGTTGTATCACCGGAACAAATAGCCACAAGTGACAAAATGCAGCATTTCAAAAGAACTGGCACAGGAACACCTGTTAAACGAGTTAGAAAAG ctaTAGAGAAGTCTGAAACCACTTCTGAACACACTTGTCAGCTCTGTGGTGGTTGGTTTGATACTAAAATTGGATTATCAAATCATGTTAGAGGCCACTTGAAAAGACTTGGAAAGACGAAATGGGATGCTCACAAATCTCCAATCTGTGTTCTGAATGAGATGatgcaaaatgaagaaaaatacgaaaaaatcttaaaggcattGAACAGTCGTCGTATTATTCCCAGACCATTTGTAGCTCAAAAACTTGCATCAAGTGATGACTTTATATCTCAAAATGTTATACCTCTTGAAGCATACCGTAATGGCCTAAAGACTGAAGCTCTGTCAGTGTCTGCATCAGAAGAAGAAGGGCTGAATTTCTTAAATGAATATGATGAAACAAAACCAGAACTGCCCAGTGGGAAAAAGAATCAGTCTCTTACACTCATagaacttcttaaaaataaaaggatgggagAAGAAAGGAATTCTGCTATTTCTCCTCAAAAGATCCATAATCAGACAGCAAGAAAGAGATTCGTTCAGAAATGCGTTCTTCCATTAAATGAGGATAGTCCGTTGATGTATCAGCCACAAAAAATGGACTTGACTATGCACTCAG GTATGCCTGTGAAGCTTAGAACATGTGTGCATTGCAATACGACGTTTACAAGTGCTGTTAGCCTGTCCAACCACTTACGCGCTTATGCACGAAAGAAGAGTGCTGGACTTTTGACTGGTACAG